DNA sequence from the Antarctobacter heliothermus genome:
TCTGGTGACCCTGATTCTGATCCGCGATTCTCAACCCGGAACCTTGCGACCGGTCCATCCGTGGTGGACGTTGACGCGGACTGTGTCCGCCGTGATCACCGGTTTTTCTGCCTTCTACGCCTTTTCGGTCCTGCCGCTGGCACAGGTCTACGCGATCCTCTTTGCCGCGCCGCTGGTGATTACCCTGCTGTCGATCCCAATTCTGGGCGAAAGGGTCGGCATACGTCGTGGCGCGGCCGTGATGGTCGGCCTGTGTGGCGTCCTTGTTGTGTTGCGACCGGGGGCCACGGACTTCAGCCTTGGGCACCTTGCTGCGTTGGCGGCGGCCTTTGCCAGTTCATTGGCCTCGATCATCGTGCGCAAGATCGGGCAGGACGAGCGCAGCGTCGTTTTGCTGTTCTACCCGATCCTGTGCAACTTTCTGGTCATGGGGGCGGCGCTGCCGTTTGTTTATGTGCCGATGCCGGCGATCGACTTGGGTGGCATGGCGCTGATGTCGGCGATGGCCTTTGCCGCCTCGGCGATGCTGATCATGGCCTACAAGTCTGGTGAGGCGGTGGTCGTCGCGCCGATGCAGTATTCGCAGATCATCTGGGCGGCCTTCACAGGGGCGTTTTTCTTTGATGAGTTTCCCGACAGGTGGACCATGGTAGGTGCTGGGATCATCATTGCCAGCGGCGTCTACATCGTGCTGCGCGAGGGGGGCAAATCACAGACCAACCGCCCGGTTTTGCGGTCGCGTACGCGGTTTGAGACCGGCATAATACCGCGCGTCCGGTTTTTCCGACGCGACCGGGGCGAAGGCTTGAAAGACAGCGGTCCCAAAGTCGATTGAGCCTTGCCAAAACACCGTGGCTCGGCTATCCCGCCCGCCACGGTCGGAGTGTAGCTCAGCTTGGTAGAGCACTGTCTTCGGGAGGCAGGGGCCGGAGGTTCGAATCCTCTCACTCCGACCATTTAGACAAGGGTCTCATTAGGCCCTTTTTTGTGGCGGGTGTTTTTTTTGACCCTATCTGCGAGTTGTATTGGTCGCAAGCTGGGTAAACTCGCGCGCCTCCATTGAAAATTCGAGTCACCACGATCTCGGCAAATGGGCCATCGCAACCTCCTTTAGAACTGCGTCGTTCCAATAGCGCATGCGGTTTTGGAGTGCGGTTCATGTTTCCTTGGAACGTGTCTTTCCTTGTTGTGCGGTCCCAAACTTTTGACAGCGTGCGGGACCGCAAGGAATGCGTCTTGCTCTGTCGGTATGGCGTCCTCGACCGGATTCTCAATTCCTCAGCGCGTTCGCCTCAAATTGACGAAAATTGGATCGTCTGGGACGTATGCTGCTTGCGATTTCTGATCGGTGCCAGCTGCAGACTGCTTGCCTGAACCTTGATGTCGGTCATTGTGCGCGGGTCCTTGAAATCGTTTTGCTTATTCCGTTGGCTTTGTCCCTTTTTTGCAAGGCAAGCCCAACCTGATACATACTAAAGAATGTGGACATGCTGGGTTGGGCTCTGTATGCATACGAAAGAGGGCTGTTCCGTAAGGTTTAGGCAATCGATTCTGTACGAGCTGTGATCCGAAAGTGGACCTTAGAGAAAGGAATGCCCAGTTGGGTGCCAGCAGGGATAAAAACGACTCGACGAGCAAACCGCTCGCGGTTGAGGGGTCGCAAGATCTGCCTTATCTGGCCCGCGATCGCGATGGCTCTGCTTCCACGCGTGTGGAGTCCGGCCAGTCCGGGATAGCAGCCATCTCCGGTGCGGTTGGAATGGG
Encoded proteins:
- a CDS encoding DMT family transporter, whose amino-acid sequence is MSPNAKGAVMALLAFATYSFHDVIVKLLGANYSPVQIVFFSGLFAFPLVTLILIRDSQPGTLRPVHPWWTLTRTVSAVITGFSAFYAFSVLPLAQVYAILFAAPLVITLLSIPILGERVGIRRGAAVMVGLCGVLVVLRPGATDFSLGHLAALAAAFASSLASIIVRKIGQDERSVVLLFYPILCNFLVMGAALPFVYVPMPAIDLGGMALMSAMAFAASAMLIMAYKSGEAVVVAPMQYSQIIWAAFTGAFFFDEFPDRWTMVGAGIIIASGVYIVLREGGKSQTNRPVLRSRTRFETGIIPRVRFFRRDRGEGLKDSGPKVD